GTCCCAGCCGAGCAGCCGCGGCACGGTGCCGATGTTCTCGACCACGGTGCGGTGCGGGAAGAGACCGGCGTGCTGGATGACGTAGCCCATGCCGCGGCGCAGCTCGGCCTCCTTCATGCGGGAGGTGTCGCGGCCGTCGAGGGTGATGGTGCCGGAGGTGGGGGTGATCATCCGGTTGACCATGCGCAGCGACGTCGTCTTGCCGCAGCCGGAGGGACCCACGAGCACCGTGATCCTGCCGGTCGGGGCCACCAGGCTGAGGCTGTCGACGGCCACGGTCCCGTCGGGGTACCTCTTGGTGACGCCGTCGAAGACGATCATGGGCCTGAACCTAACCGAGTCTGCTGACACCCGCATGGCTCTCGCGGACCATGGGCAGCGGGTCGACAATGGCGGGGTGAGCCTGGCCCCGGAGCAGCTCCTCAGCCGTGGCACAGCCCAGGGCAGGGGCGCCCTCGCCGCAGTGACCATTGGCTCGGGGGTCGCGATCCTCGACGGCACGGTGGTCTCGATCGCCCTGCCGACCATCGGCCGCGAGCTCGACGCGTCGCTGGCCCAGCTGCAGTGGGTCGTCAACGGCTACATGCTCAGCCTGACCGGGCTGATCCTCGTCGGCGGGGCGCTTGGCGACCGGGCCGGCCGGCGGCGGGTCTACCTCGTGGGGGTGGCCTGGTTCGCCCTGGCGTCGCTGCTGTGTGCCGCAGCGCAGTCGCCCACGCAGCTCATCTGGGCCCGCGTGCTCCAGGGCGTCGGGGCCGCCCTGCTGACGCCCGGTGGCCTCGCCCTCATCCAGGGCAGCTTCCGCGAGGAGGACCGTGCCAGCGCGATCGGCACGTGGGCCGGCCTGTCGGGCATCGCCGCCGCGGCCGGGCCGTTCGTGGGCGGCTGGCTGCTCGACCACGGCGGCTGGCGCAGCATCTTCGCCGTCAACCTGCCGCTCTGCGCCCTGGTGCTGTGGCTGTGCCGACGCTACGTGCCCGAGAGCCGCGACGAGGAGGCGGCCGGGCCGTTCGACGTCTGGGGCGCCGCCCTCGGGGCGACCGGCCTGGCCGCCCTCACCTATGCGCTGACCGCCAGCGGCGAGCAGGCCGGCGCCGCGACCTGGCTCACTGGCTTCGTGGCGGTTGCGCTGCTGGCGGCGTTCGTGGTGCGCCAGGCCCGCACCGCCTCGCCGCTCGTGCCGCTCGGCCTCTTCCGGTCGCGGGTGTTCTCCGCCGCCAACGGCATGACCTTCCTCGTCTACGGCGCCCTGGCGGCGGTGCTGTTCTTCCTCGTCATCCAGCTGCAGGTCGTCTCCGGCTTCTCGCCGCTGCTCTCCGGCCTGGCCAGCGTGCCGATCACGGTCGCGCTGCTGCTCCTGTCGTCACGGCTCGCCGACCTCTCCAGCCGCATCGGCCCGCGGCTGCCCATGACCGTCGGCCCGATCGTCTGCGCCGCCGGGGTGCTGCTGCTGGTGCCGGTCGGCGAGGGCACCGAGTTCTGGACCGGGGTCATGCCCGGGATGACGGTGTTCGCGCTCGGCCTGGCCATCCTGGTGGCTCCCCTCACCGCGACGGTGCTCGCCGCGGCACCCAACCGGTATGCCGGCGTGGCCAGTGGCGTGAACAACGCCGTCGCCCGCGCCGGCTCGCTCCTCGCGGTCGCGGCGCTGCCGCCGCTCGTCGGCCTGTCCGGCTCGGACTACACCCAGCCCGACGCGCTCACCGCGGGCTACCGGACGGCCCAGCTGGTGTGTGCCGTGCTGCTCACGGCCGGCGGCGTGGTGAGCTGGGTCGGCCTGCGTGGAACGCATGGGCGCGAGGCCGCTCCAGCCGAGGGGCCTCCGGCGGGCGTCGGCGATGGGTCCGGTGGCCAGGTGGACGGTCGGTCCTAGGGTCGCTGCAGCCCGGCCTGCAGGCTCTCGGTCAGGAACTGCGCCGACTCGCGGTGCCACGCGCTGGCCTGCCGCAGCATGCTGTGGGTCTCCCCCTCCACGGCCCGCCAGGTCACGTCGACGCCGAGCGCAGCCATCGCCTCGGCCATCGCCTTGGCGTTGCGAGGCGAGGTGATCCGGTCGCGGGTGCCGTGCATGACCAGGGCCCGCAGCCCCGGGTGGCCCCTGGCGACGTCGCTGCGCTCCACCCACGGCGCGAGCGCGACGAGGGCCGCCACCCGGCGGTCGCCGGCGAGGCGGAACGCGACACGTCCGCCCATGGAGTGGCCGAGCAGGCCGAGGGGGACCCCGGGATGACGCTCGGCGATCGTGTCGAGGGCCTCCTGGGCGTCCACCACGGGACTGGCTGCCGCCCCGTTCCAGCCGCGCACGGCATACCGGAGCATGGCCACGGACAGCTCCCCGCGGCTCTCGGCGGCCAGAGTCCACGCGAAGGGCTTCATGCGCAGCACCGGCAGGTTCCACCAGCTGGTGGGCATGTGGCTCGAGCTCTTGCCGCCGTGGAGGACCAGCACGACCCCGCGGGGCTCCCTGGCCTCGTGGGTCCACCTCAGCTCGGGTGCGCTCATGTCCCTCCCCTGCCTCCTCACGGCTCCCGGGGCGTCACCGACTCCCGCAGCCACGCGGCATACGGCGGTGCCGCCCCGGCAACCGGGACGGCCAGCACCTCAGGGTTGTCGTAGGGGTGTTCGGCGCGGACGCGGTCGCAGATGGGGTCGAACAGCTCTGCCGTCGTCTTGACCAGCAGCAGGTGCTCCTGCGCAGTCTCGACCTCGTCCTCCCACCAGTAGGTGGAGGTCATCGGGCCGAGCACCTGGGCGCACGCCGCCAGCCTGCCCTCGACGAGCGCGCGGGCCAGGGCCTGCGCCGTCTCGGCGTCGGGCGCGGCCACCCGCACCTCGATGAGCTCGCTCGGGTCGCCGCCGCCGGTCATGCCGTCTCCGCTCGCCGCGCTCGCCTAGAGCTCGGTGCGGTGAAAGCCCTGGAACGAGCGGCTGGCCGTGGGGCCCCGCTGGCCCTGGTAGTGCGAGCCGTACCTCGCGCTGCCGTAAGGGTTCTCGGCCGGCGAGGACAGCCGGAAGAAGCAGAGCTGACCGATCTTCATGCCGGGCCAGAGGATGATCGGCAGGGTCGCGACGTTGGACAGCTCGAGGGTGACGTGGCCGGAGAAGCCGGGGTCGACGAAGCCGGCGGTCGCGTGGGTCATCAGGCCGAGCCGGCCGAGCGACGACTTGCCCTCGACGCGGGCGGCGAGGTCGTCGGGCAGGGTGACCGTCTCGAGCGTGGAGCCGAGGACGAACTCGCCGGGGTGCAGCACGAAGCCGTCGTTGGGCTCGACCTCGACGAGCCGGGTGAGGTCGGGCTGGTCCTGAGAGGGGTCGATGACCGGGTACTTGTGGTTGTCGAACAGCCGGAAGAACTTGTCGAGCCGCACGTCGATCGACGACGGCTGGATCATCCCCGGGTCGTACGGCTCGAGCCGCACCCGGTCGGAGTCGATCTCGGCCTTGATGTCGCGGTCGCTCAGCAGCACGGGGGAAGGCTATCGCGCAGCCTGTGCTCCGGTCGGGGCGGCGGGCCGATGTGTGGCCCACACGTGCTGGGCCACCGAGCCTGCGGCGGCGAGGCCCATGAGGAGCACCCGCAGCCCCATGTCGACGTCGAGCAGGGCCACGACGACGGCGACGGCCGCGAGGGTCGCGGCGACGCCGACCACGGCCGGCTTGCGGTCGGCGATCGCGTGCAGGCTCGAGAGGGTCAGGGCGTAGAGCGAGAGCGCGGTGGCGAGAGCCAGGGCGACCGTTCTCGGGCTGGCCTCGGCGACACCTTGGACGACGTCAACGGCGGCGGCGAGCGCGGCACCGACTGCCGCGACCGAGGCGAAGACGACGATGTGGGCGTAGCTGAAGGCCCAGGTGAGGGCACGCCCCTGGCCGATGAGGTCGACGTGCTCGCGCTTGAAGTACAGCCACCACAGCGAGAAGACCAGGAGCAGGCCGCCCGCGATGAGCATCGCGAGCGAGCCGCTCATCCCACCGGACGCGCCGGGCTCGGCAGCAGCACCGGGCTCGACCGCGTGGCCGGCGGAGGCCGCGTCGGGCGGGGCGGCGAGCGCGCCCTGCAGGGCCTGGACGCTGGCCAGGATCACCTCGCCGAGCACGATGATGGTGAACAGGGCGAACCGCTCGGCGATGTGGTGGGGGTGGAAGGGCGTCGGGCCTCCCACCCGCTCGGCGAGGATGGGCACCGCGAGCTCGGCGAGGACGAGGAGGAAGAAGGTGCTCATCAGCACGCCCTCGCCGTCCACCAGGAGCCGGGCGATCCACAGCACCTGCACCACGGTGATGCCCACCGCGTAGGTGAGGGCCGTGCGCCGGCCCTCGGGGTGGGCCCGGGCGGCGCGCAGCCACAGCGCCACCATGCCCAGCCGCATCACGGCATACCCGGCGACGACGAGACTGGACTGGCCGTCGTCGAAGAGGTCGGGGACACCGGCGGCGAGCATCAGCGACCCGGTCATGATCGTGAACGTCAGCAGTCGGAAGACGACGTCGTCGGAGTCGTAGGCCGAGGCGAACCACGTGTAGTTCATCCACGCCCACCAGATGGCGAAGAACACCATGGTGTAGCCGACCGCCGTCTCGACGTGGCCGGCGCTCAGGCCGTGGTGCAGCTCCGCCGCGGCGCTGGCGATCGCCACCACGAACACCAGGTCGAAGAACAGCTCCAAGGGGGTGGCGACGCGGTGCGACTCGTGGGGATCGCGCGGCCCCATCCGCCGGGACCAGGGGACGACGGTCACGCTGCTCACCTCACGACTGTAAGGTCTCGGGCCGCGGTGCGGGAGGGAGTCTTCGGTATGCCGTGGGGCCCGTTCGAGGGGGTCGCCGGAGTCGCCCGTGGTTCCGTTACACTGCACGCGCACCGCCTCTCGGGGCGGTGCCTGCCGGTGTAGCTCAATGGTAGAGCGCCAGCTTCCCAAGCTGGACACGCGGGTTCGATTCCCGTCACCGGCTCCAACGCCAAAGCCGCAGGTCAGGGATTCGCTCCCCGCCTGCGGCTTTCGTCTTGCTGGGCCGACGATCCCGCCGCGTGCCTGCTACGTGCCCAATCAGGAGCAGGATTCGTGGACGCCAGGCCGTCTGCTCGCCAGCTACGACGCCGAGGACAGCAGGGAGTGGCGCATGCTTCTGCCCACCGCCCTGCCCGCGCGGCTTCTCACGTCCATGCGGTTGCCCTTCACCTCGGCATCGCAGCCGGTCAGCCACGGTGCCCGTCGGCTTCCGGTCAATGCGCAGACCCGCGTGGTCGCCCTTCAAGAGCCGGCCCGATGCTCGACATTGGGTAACCGTGGACGCAACGATGTGTGGCATGAGCGGTCGCTCGGACGGTTGTGCTCAGGCCGCCCGCCAAGGTGTTTGGAGTGCCTGCCGGTGCGCTCAGCGCGGCACCCTGCGAGGTCGACGGTCGACCAGGAAGGCAACGCCACGAGTCGCTCCGATGGCCGTCGGACTGACGCCGCTGCCGACCGGCGGCCGCCTGTCGGGGCCCGGCGAGGCACCCTGCTGGCGACGGACCGACAATGCCGCCAGAACGCGCCGTGAGCGACGTCGAGCCCGGACTGTGATTGTTGGTCTGTCCGCTCCCAGCTCCGGGAAGACCACCCCCGAACGCTTTGAGGGCAGATCACGTCGAAATTCGGGGTGTAGGGCAATCTTGTGAGTCAGGTAGTTCATGAGCTGATCTCCTCGAGGTGGACCGGCCGTGCCAGTCGTGACACCTGTGGCGCGGGGCGCGGGGGCGGGGTGACGTTCGCCGTGCGGAATCGATCTCGATACTCCGAGGGTGCGACGCCAACCAGGCGATGGAATGTCCTGCGCAGGGTCTCGGCGGTGCCGAAGCCGCAGTGTCGGGCGATGGCCTCCACCGGGTCGTCGCCTCCAGCGAGGCTCCGCTGCGCCGCCTCGACGCGGACCCGTTCGACGTACACCGCAGGCGGTAGACCGGTTTCCCGGGTGAATCGCCGCTGCAGATGTCGCGGGCTCAGCCCGGCGCGCGACGCCAGGTCGTCGATCCCGTGTGGCGCACCGGGATCGAGGTGGATGGCCTCGACGACGCGGCGCATCCGATCAGTTGCAGGCTGTGGCGACCACAGGGGGACGCTGAACTGCGACTGGCTCCCCGGCCGGCGCAAGAACAGCACCAGCTCCCTGGCGACACCGAGCGCCGTCTGCGGTCCGAGGTCTGCCTCGACCAGCGCAAGCGCCAGGTCCATGCCTGCTGCCACGCCTGCGGAGGTCCAGATCTGCCCGTCCTGGATGAAGACGGGGTCGCTGTCGACGATAACGGCGGGGTACTCGCGCGCCAGCCGGTCCGCCTCCCTCCAGTGCGTGGTCACGCGACGCCCGTCGAGCAGCCCAGCCTCGGCGAGGATGAACGCACCACAGCAGACAGACGCGATCCGGTCGGCCGTGGTGGCAGCAGCGGCCACCCAGTCGAGCAGGCTACGGTCGAAGCCTGCCGCGTCCACGCCGTCGCCGCCCACAACCATGAGCGTGCCCGGACGGCTCGGATCCAGGCTCGCCACCGAGTGTTGCGCATGAATTGTCAGCCCCATGTCCGAGCGAACGGGACCGGCCTTGGGGGCCACGAGCTTGAGCTCATACCCGGCTTCACCGAAAACCTCGAACGGACCGGCCAGATCGAGGCCGTCGAAGCCGTCGTAGATCACGAAGGTTACTGCGCGGGACTCCATGGCTCCAGCGTGAGACCCAGCCGGCTTGTCGTCTACGACAACTTGCCCACAGATCACGCCATCAGCGTTCGAGCGTGAAGCCGACGTTGAGCGTGGAGTACATGTAGGCGCGCGACTTCACGCGCTCGTCAGCCGGAAGCACGTCGATCGTAAACGCGCCGTATGCCGCGCCACCGAGCGCACCGATGACCTCCATGCCGACGGCCATCGCGATGTAGCCCTCGCAGCCGGTGATGAACGGCCACAGCGCGAACATCGCCGCCTGACCCGTCGCGCTGACGGCCCACATCTTCTTCGGCCCGAAGCGGTCGACGAGCTTGCCCATCGGCAGGGCCGCAAGAACACGGCGATGCCGGCGATGGTGAGCCCCAGGCCGACCTGGGCGGCGGACAGCCCGACGATCTGGGTGAAGAACACCGCCGAGCCAGTCATGAAGGTGCCCTCGCCCAAGGCAGGAGTGGGCCGAGCGATACGGAAATACCCTGAA
This Knoellia sp. p5-6-4 DNA region includes the following protein-coding sequences:
- a CDS encoding MFS transporter, giving the protein MSLAPEQLLSRGTAQGRGALAAVTIGSGVAILDGTVVSIALPTIGRELDASLAQLQWVVNGYMLSLTGLILVGGALGDRAGRRRVYLVGVAWFALASLLCAAAQSPTQLIWARVLQGVGAALLTPGGLALIQGSFREEDRASAIGTWAGLSGIAAAAGPFVGGWLLDHGGWRSIFAVNLPLCALVLWLCRRYVPESRDEEAAGPFDVWGAALGATGLAALTYALTASGEQAGAATWLTGFVAVALLAAFVVRQARTASPLVPLGLFRSRVFSAANGMTFLVYGALAAVLFFLVIQLQVVSGFSPLLSGLASVPITVALLLLSSRLADLSSRIGPRLPMTVGPIVCAAGVLLLVPVGEGTEFWTGVMPGMTVFALGLAILVAPLTATVLAAAPNRYAGVASGVNNAVARAGSLLAVAALPPLVGLSGSDYTQPDALTAGYRTAQLVCAVLLTAGGVVSWVGLRGTHGREAAPAEGPPAGVGDGSGGQVDGRS
- a CDS encoding alpha/beta fold hydrolase yields the protein MSAPELRWTHEAREPRGVVLVLHGGKSSSHMPTSWWNLPVLRMKPFAWTLAAESRGELSVAMLRYAVRGWNGAAASPVVDAQEALDTIAERHPGVPLGLLGHSMGGRVAFRLAGDRRVAALVALAPWVERSDVARGHPGLRALVMHGTRDRITSPRNAKAMAEAMAALGVDVTWRAVEGETHSMLRQASAWHRESAQFLTESLQAGLQRP
- the cutA gene encoding divalent-cation tolerance protein CutA translates to MTGGGDPSELIEVRVAAPDAETAQALARALVEGRLAACAQVLGPMTSTYWWEDEVETAQEHLLLVKTTAELFDPICDRVRAEHPYDNPEVLAVPVAGAAPPYAAWLRESVTPREP
- the dcd gene encoding dCTP deaminase, whose amino-acid sequence is MLLSDRDIKAEIDSDRVRLEPYDPGMIQPSSIDVRLDKFFRLFDNHKYPVIDPSQDQPDLTRLVEVEPNDGFVLHPGEFVLGSTLETVTLPDDLAARVEGKSSLGRLGLMTHATAGFVDPGFSGHVTLELSNVATLPIILWPGMKIGQLCFFRLSSPAENPYGSARYGSHYQGQRGPTASRSFQGFHRTEL
- a CDS encoding low temperature requirement protein A, which codes for MSSVTVVPWSRRMGPRDPHESHRVATPLELFFDLVFVVAIASAAAELHHGLSAGHVETAVGYTMVFFAIWWAWMNYTWFASAYDSDDVVFRLLTFTIMTGSLMLAAGVPDLFDDGQSSLVVAGYAVMRLGMVALWLRAARAHPEGRRTALTYAVGITVVQVLWIARLLVDGEGVLMSTFFLLVLAELAVPILAERVGGPTPFHPHHIAERFALFTIIVLGEVILASVQALQGALAAPPDAASAGHAVEPGAAAEPGASGGMSGSLAMLIAGGLLLVFSLWWLYFKREHVDLIGQGRALTWAFSYAHIVVFASVAAVGAALAAAVDVVQGVAEASPRTVALALATALSLYALTLSSLHAIADRKPAVVGVAATLAAVAVVVALLDVDMGLRVLLMGLAAAGSVAQHVWATHRPAAPTGAQAAR
- a CDS encoding DJ-1/PfpI family protein, which gives rise to MESRAVTFVIYDGFDGLDLAGPFEVFGEAGYELKLVAPKAGPVRSDMGLTIHAQHSVASLDPSRPGTLMVVGGDGVDAAGFDRSLLDWVAAAATTADRIASVCCGAFILAEAGLLDGRRVTTHWREADRLAREYPAVIVDSDPVFIQDGQIWTSAGVAAGMDLALALVEADLGPQTALGVARELVLFLRRPGSQSQFSVPLWSPQPATDRMRRVVEAIHLDPGAPHGIDDLASRAGLSPRHLQRRFTRETGLPPAVYVERVRVEAAQRSLAGGDDPVEAIARHCGFGTAETLRRTFHRLVGVAPSEYRDRFRTANVTPPPRPAPQVSRLARPVHLEEISS